A part of Capsicum annuum cultivar UCD-10X-F1 chromosome 6, UCD10Xv1.1, whole genome shotgun sequence genomic DNA contains:
- the LOC107856535 gene encoding xanthotoxin 5-hydroxylase CYP82C2-like — protein MEIHILSHIEAIFVILVFAFLFFLITKAKNWKNSKKFGPSPPELPGAWPIIGHLPQILNDTLDGRSRTSTDGEIPLAHTLAALADKHGPVFTVRQGMFTIAVVSSYEAIKECFTIQDKNLANRVATCSCKYLGYNHANLTFANYGPYWRMVRKLVVNNLLSTKSLERLKHVRISEVESSIKELYTLFVANKAKNVPTKVDIGHWFDDMMLNITVKMIGGKRYSQFSHTVYDLASVAKESYFGIENLIFRYI, from the exons ATGGAAATTCACATTCTTTCACACATTGAAGCCATTTTTGTAATTCTAGTCTTTGCCTTCCTATTCTTTCTCATAACAAAGGcaaaaaattggaaaaatagcaaaaaatttGGACCATCACCACCAGAACTTCCAGGTGCTTGGCCAATTATAGGCCACCTTCCTCAAATCCTAAACGACACGTTAGACGGTCGTAGTAGGACCAGCACGGACGGTGAAATTCCTCTGGCCCATACTCTGGCCGCCCTGGCGGATAAGCATGGGCCAGTTTTCACCGTCCGTCAAGGGATGTTCACAATAGCTGTTGTGAGTAGTTATGAGGCAATAAAAGAATGTTTCACTATACAAGACAAGAATTTGGCTAATAGAGTAGCTACTTGTTCTTGTAAGTATCTTGGCTATAATCATGCAAATCTAACATTTGCAAATTATGGACCTTATTGGCGTATGGTTCGAAAATTGGTGGTTAATAATTTGCTTTCGACTAAGAGTTTGGAGAGATTAAAGCATGTTCGAATTTCAGAAGTGGAGAGTAGCATCAAGGAGTTGTACACACTTTTTGTGGCTAACAAAGCAAAAAATGTACCTACTAAAGTTGATATTGGCCATTGGTTCGATGATATGATGTTAAACATAACGGTGAAGATGATTGGTGGAAAGAGATATAGTCAG TTTTCACATACAGTGTATGATCTAGCTAGTGTGGCGAAAGAGTCATATTTCGGCATTGAAAATTTGATTTTTCGATACATCTAA